A single genomic interval of Primulina huaijiensis isolate GDHJ02 chromosome 7, ASM1229523v2, whole genome shotgun sequence harbors:
- the LOC140981573 gene encoding uncharacterized protein, whose amino-acid sequence MLRNRTLATTTRKTEALAQMPSYAKFLKDILTKKRKPVDFETVNLSEECSVIFKNKLPPKLKDPSSFSIPCTIGNSKFNKAFCDIVDFVVLDMEEDREIPLILGRLFTGRALIDVQNMLFVNPKCMESNREEVEECMNYLEVSKPLPRSVNLKIGELGHIPKSLKPSIEEPPFLELKPLPPHLKYLFLKEKDKLSVIVSSSLTDDEEYKLVRVLSDHICATGWSIADIKGVSPSMCMHKILMEKEPSLATQPQRRLNPAMHDVIKKEVLKQNLTTTSIIVAPYWNLPFELMCDASDIALGAVLGQERDKFLHFRSYLVKSKVIVHTDHYALKYLINKKDVKPRLIRWILLLQEFDIAIVDRKGTQNQVVDHLSRLEKHDEDGIIRRCIPAEEVETPYHLQTSGQVEVSNREIKKILEKTVGSSRKEWTTTSYRRLLKLNELEEFRLDAYENAKIYKEKTKKWHDAMIVNKEFDSGQKVFLYNSRLKLMPGNIVMKKDDSDARKLKLLK is encoded by the exons atgctAAGGAACAGAACACTCGCCACCACTACACGGAAGACAG AGGCTTTGGCTCAAATGCCTTCTTATGCTAAATTCTTGAAAGATATTTTGACTAAAAAGAGGAAACCTGTTGATTTTGAAACTGTTAATCTTTCTGAGGAGTGTtcagttatttttaaaaataaattacctCCAAAGCTTAAGGATCCAAGTAGTTTCTCCATTCCTTGCACTATAGGAAATTCTAAGTTTAACAAGGCATTTTGTGATATTG ttGACTTTGTTGTGCTAGACATGGAAGAGGATCGTGAGATCCCCCTAATTTTAGGTCGTCTTTTCACTGGAAGAGCTCTCATAGATGTACAAAAT ATGCTTTTTGTGAACCCAAAGTGCATGGAATCAAACAGAGAAGAGGTGGAAGAGTGTATGAACTACTTGGAGGTATCAAAGCCTCTGCCAAGGTCGGTAAATTTGAAGATTGGGGAGCTTGGACATATTCCAAAATCACTTAAACCTTCCATAGAAGAACCCCCATTTCTCGAACTCAAACCACTTCCtcctcatttaaaatatttatttttgaaagaaaaagatAAACTTTCGGTAATTGTTTCTTCTTCCTTGACAGATGATGAAGAATATAAGCTCGTGAGAGTGCTGAGCGACCATATATGCGCCACTGGATGGAGCATAGCTGACATCAAGGGGGTTAGTCCATCCATGTGCATgcacaaaattttaatggaaAAAGAGCCTTCCCTCGCTACTCAACCCCAAAGGAGACTAAATCCAGCTATGCATGATGTCATAAAAAAGGAG GTATTAAAGCAAAATTTGACTACCACCTCGATCATTGTCGCACCATATTGGAATCTACCTTTTGAACTCATGTGTGACGCAAGTGATATTGCTTTAGGGGCTGTTTTGGGGCAAGAGAGGGACAAATTCTTGCAT TTTCGGTCATACCTTGTAAAGAGTAAAGTGATAGTCCACACGGATCATTACGCTTTGAAGTATCTCATAAACAAGAAGGATGTCAAGCCAAGATTGATAAGATGGATCCTTCtactccaagaatttgacatagCGATCGTGGATCGCAAGGGGACTCAAAACCAAGTTGTTGATCATCTATCGAGATTGGAGAAGCACGATGAAG ATGGCATTATTCGTAGATGTATTCCAGCGGAGGAG GTGGAAACACCTTATCATCTTCAAACTAGTGGTCAAGTAGAAGTGTCAAATAGGGAGATTAAGAAAATTCTTGAGAAGACCGTTGGATCTTCGAGAAAAGAATGGACTA CTACAAGTTATCGGCGTCTTCTAAAACTCAATGAGCTGGAAGAATTTCGTCTTGATGCATATGAGAATGCAAAAATCTACAAGGAAAAGACAAAGAAGTGGCATGATGCAATGATTGTGAATAAGGAATTTGATTCTGGACAAAAAGTTtttctttataattctcgtttgaaACTCATGCCAG GGAATATTGTAATGAAGAAAGATGATTCAGATGCTAGAAAGCTTAAACTGTTGAAATAA